A stretch of the Microcella sp. genome encodes the following:
- the rbfA gene encoding 30S ribosome-binding factor RbfA, with product MAGNPRARKVADRIKEVVAQRLDKGLRDPRLGFVTITDVQVTGDLQHASIFYTVLGTEQERTDTAAALTAATGMLRTEVGRNLNTRLTPSIEFILDGIPENAASIEALLREARERDAQTEAEAATAQYAGDPDPYVKPRDVDAELDELDDDELLDDDSDAAESPRR from the coding sequence ATGGCAGGCAACCCCCGCGCTCGCAAGGTCGCCGACCGCATCAAAGAGGTCGTCGCGCAACGGCTCGACAAGGGCCTGCGCGACCCGCGCCTGGGCTTCGTGACGATCACCGATGTGCAGGTGACGGGAGATCTGCAGCACGCCTCGATCTTCTACACCGTGCTCGGCACCGAGCAAGAGCGCACTGACACTGCGGCGGCGCTGACGGCGGCGACAGGGATGCTCAGAACCGAGGTCGGTCGCAACCTCAACACGCGCCTCACCCCGTCGATCGAGTTCATCCTCGACGGCATCCCTGAGAACGCGGCCTCGATCGAAGCTCTGCTGCGCGAGGCGCGCGAGCGCGACGCGCAGACCGAGGCGGAGGCCGCGACGGCGCAGTACGCGGGCGACCCCGACCCCTACGTCAAGCCGCGCGACGTCGACGCCGAGCTCGATGAGCTCGATGACGATGAACTGCTCGACGACGACTCGGACGCCGCGGAGTCGCCCCGGCGCTAG